A single window of Granulicella sibirica DNA harbors:
- the egtD gene encoding L-histidine N(alpha)-methyltransferase — translation MPVAEALSVLQAVANEARQGLSSTPKTLSPWLFYDEAGSELFEQITTLPEYYLTRTERSILTAHAADILEAMGNQPITIAELGAGTATKTGILLRAATKRQPELLYQPIDVSPTCLEEARDSLESSIPGLTVRPQLANYITEPIHIDRPAGTAILALYIGSSIGNFSPSEAKAILTNLRTQLEPGDALLLGTDLAPGPNKSVNTLISAYDDAQGVTAAFNRNILARLNRDLQANFHETCFRHEARWNAAASRIEMHLAARSTQTVSIPTNSTGPSQTIHFAKGETIHTENSHKFTAAAISALLESSGFSPTRTFQDPQSLFAVTFSKAT, via the coding sequence GTGCCCGTAGCAGAAGCTCTCTCCGTACTCCAGGCCGTCGCCAACGAAGCCCGGCAGGGTCTCTCCAGCACTCCGAAAACGCTCTCGCCCTGGCTCTTCTACGATGAGGCGGGGTCCGAGCTCTTCGAGCAGATCACCACCCTTCCCGAGTACTACCTCACCCGCACCGAGCGTTCCATCCTCACTGCCCATGCCGCTGACATCCTTGAAGCGATGGGAAACCAACCCATCACCATCGCCGAGCTAGGCGCCGGCACCGCAACAAAGACGGGCATTCTTCTCCGAGCCGCGACAAAGCGCCAGCCCGAGCTTCTCTACCAGCCCATTGACGTCAGCCCGACCTGCCTCGAAGAAGCGCGCGATTCTCTCGAGTCCTCCATCCCCGGTCTCACCGTCCGCCCCCAGCTCGCTAATTACATCACCGAGCCCATCCACATCGACCGCCCCGCCGGCACCGCCATCCTCGCCCTCTACATCGGCTCCAGCATCGGCAACTTTTCGCCCAGTGAAGCGAAGGCCATCCTCACCAACCTCCGCACCCAGCTCGAGCCCGGCGACGCCCTCCTTCTCGGCACCGACCTCGCCCCCGGGCCCAACAAATCCGTCAACACCCTCATCAGCGCCTACGACGACGCCCAGGGCGTCACCGCCGCCTTCAACCGCAATATCCTCGCTCGCCTCAACCGCGATCTCCAGGCCAACTTCCACGAGACCTGTTTCCGCCACGAAGCCCGCTGGAACGCCGCCGCCTCCCGCATCGAGATGCACCTCGCCGCTCGCTCCACTCAGACCGTCAGCATCCCCACCAACTCCACCGGCCCCTCGCAAACCATCCACTTCGCCAAGGGTGAGACCATCCACACCGAGAACAGCCACAAGTTCACTGCCGCCGCCATCTCAGCACTTCTCGAAAGCAGCGGCTTCAGCCCCACGCGCACCTTCCAGGACCCGCAGAGTCTTTTCGCCGTCACCTTTAGCAAGGCAACCTGA
- the moaC gene encoding cyclic pyranopterin monophosphate synthase MoaC produces MSGKLSHFDEAGEAHMVDVSGKAATRREATAGAFVELSEEVLAALPRNPKGNPLEVARFAGIQAAKQTSLLIPMCHPLALSFVDVSAEVVAGGVKIEATAATTAGTGVEMEAMVAASVAALTVYDMTKALDKGIRIREVVLLRKSGGKSGEYVRGTQATKRDS; encoded by the coding sequence TTGAGCGGAAAGCTATCGCACTTCGATGAGGCGGGAGAGGCTCACATGGTGGATGTGAGCGGGAAGGCCGCGACGCGACGTGAGGCTACGGCAGGGGCTTTCGTGGAGTTATCAGAGGAGGTGCTGGCGGCGCTGCCCCGGAACCCGAAGGGGAATCCCCTGGAGGTGGCGCGGTTCGCGGGTATCCAGGCAGCGAAGCAGACTTCCCTGCTGATACCGATGTGCCATCCGCTCGCGCTCAGCTTTGTGGATGTGTCGGCTGAAGTGGTTGCGGGTGGAGTGAAGATCGAGGCAACGGCGGCGACGACCGCCGGGACGGGCGTTGAGATGGAGGCGATGGTGGCCGCTTCGGTGGCCGCGCTTACGGTCTACGACATGACCAAGGCCCTGGATAAAGGGATACGGATTCGGGAAGTCGTACTTCTGCGGAAGAGCGGCGGCAAGAGCGGGGAGTACGTGCGGGGAACTCAGGCGACGAAGAGAGACTCGTAG